The following coding sequences lie in one Sporocytophaga myxococcoides DSM 11118 genomic window:
- a CDS encoding GPW/gp25 family protein, protein MKHKKTFLGVGWKFPPTFDKTSGSVMLVSEEEDIRESLFILLSTKPGERTMLPEYGCDLNKMIFESIDSSLITEMKGMIENAILYFEPRIILNEIDISQDKTNDGLLLIDVQYTIRKTNKRSNMVYPYYILEGNEARFRAVNTF, encoded by the coding sequence ATGAAGCATAAAAAAACATTTTTAGGTGTCGGATGGAAGTTTCCACCTACTTTTGATAAAACCTCTGGAAGTGTAATGTTGGTTTCAGAAGAAGAGGATATCAGAGAAAGTCTTTTTATTCTACTTTCCACCAAACCAGGTGAAAGAACAATGTTGCCAGAATATGGATGTGATTTGAATAAGATGATTTTCGAATCCATTGATAGTTCTCTGATTACTGAAATGAAAGGAATGATTGAAAACGCCATTCTTTACTTTGAGCCGAGAATTATACTAAATGAAATTGATATCAGTCAGGATAAAACAAATGATGGTTTATTGTTGATTGATGTACAGTATACCATAAGAAAGACAAATAAGAGAAGTAACATGGTATATCCATATTATATTCTTGAAGGAAATGAAGCCCGTTTCAGGGCAGTGAATACTTTTTGA
- a CDS encoding PAAR domain-containing protein: MPFAARAGDMHTCPMMTPGTPPIPHVGGPVMPPGCMTVLIGGMPAARVGDMCTCVGPPDSIVKGSATVLIGGMPAARMGDSTAHGGSIVLGCPTVIIGG, from the coding sequence ATGCCTTTTGCAGCGAGAGCGGGAGATATGCATACTTGCCCTATGATGACGCCAGGTACTCCACCTATACCACATGTAGGAGGTCCTGTAATGCCACCTGGGTGTATGACTGTATTAATTGGGGGAATGCCAGCTGCCAGAGTGGGTGACATGTGCACATGTGTGGGGCCCCCTGATAGCATTGTTAAAGGGTCTGCTACAGTTTTAATTGGCGGTATGCCAGCAGCAAGAATGGGTGATTCAACAGCACATGGCGGATCTATAGTTTTAGGTTGTCCTACTGTAATTATTGGAGGTTAA
- the vgrG gene encoding type VI secretion system tip protein VgrG codes for MSTSLIANDTSLVTYDILTDGALIPGEHQIVSINVSRAVNRIGTATVTIVDGGFTGLAEDFPSSNSGIFDPGKKITIKAGYHAKNEIIFEGIIVKQGLSLSQDSRKLIIDCKEEAYKMALARNNAIYLDKTDSQVISDLIGKSGLQATVTSTEATHPELVQYFCSDWDYMLMRADFNGHIVVTEGAKIKVGKPDVSSAPVVEVVNGQTLMEIDIEIDARNQFPKVTSVAWDVASQKVLEANSGSVTVPAVGITPDKLSSVHGITQYQLQTPANLPNNVLQAWATGKLTRSKLSMLQGHAKFIGSALVKPDVVLTLKGLSNHFNGDVYVSAVNHVLEEGEWITQASFGISFKSYSESNNDIVAPSVSGITAGIKGLQTAIVKKIDADPAGQHRIQISYPTLKQDNMGIWARLSTFYATNGSGTFFIPEINDEVVIGFLNEDPEQPIILGSVYSAKNVPAFTSEEKNNTKSFVTRSKMKLTFDEEKKIITIITPGNNSIVLDDDKGAITAIDKNNNKMEMNDAGITFDCVKDFTIKAQGKVIIEAQQDIQAKATGNLKGEGMAVELKGSTKFAAEAAMAEVKGSGQTVIKGGVVMIN; via the coding sequence ATGAGTACATCCCTGATCGCAAATGATACCAGTTTAGTAACCTACGACATTCTCACTGATGGTGCTCTTATTCCTGGTGAACATCAGATTGTTTCAATTAATGTTTCAAGGGCCGTAAATAGAATTGGAACAGCAACTGTAACTATTGTTGATGGAGGGTTTACCGGCTTAGCTGAAGATTTTCCCTCTTCTAATTCAGGGATATTTGATCCGGGTAAAAAAATAACAATAAAGGCAGGCTATCATGCCAAAAATGAAATAATTTTTGAAGGTATTATTGTAAAACAGGGATTGAGTCTATCTCAGGACAGTCGTAAGTTAATTATTGATTGTAAAGAGGAGGCTTATAAAATGGCTCTTGCCAGAAATAATGCTATATATCTTGACAAAACAGATAGTCAGGTTATTTCAGATTTAATAGGTAAAAGCGGTCTTCAGGCAACTGTGACTTCAACAGAAGCAACACATCCGGAACTTGTACAATATTTTTGCTCTGATTGGGACTATATGTTGATGAGAGCAGACTTCAATGGACATATTGTTGTTACAGAAGGAGCCAAGATTAAAGTTGGCAAACCTGATGTTTCGTCCGCTCCGGTTGTTGAGGTGGTAAACGGGCAGACTTTAATGGAAATAGACATTGAAATAGATGCGAGAAATCAATTTCCAAAAGTCACAAGTGTCGCCTGGGATGTGGCTTCTCAAAAGGTTTTGGAGGCAAATTCTGGTAGTGTAACAGTACCAGCTGTGGGTATTACCCCCGATAAATTAAGTAGTGTACATGGAATTACTCAATATCAGCTTCAGACACCTGCAAATTTACCCAACAACGTACTGCAGGCCTGGGCAACAGGTAAGTTGACAAGATCGAAACTATCCATGTTGCAAGGTCATGCTAAATTTATTGGAAGTGCCTTGGTTAAACCGGATGTTGTTTTAACATTGAAAGGCCTTAGTAATCATTTCAACGGTGATGTATATGTAAGTGCTGTAAACCATGTTCTTGAAGAAGGTGAGTGGATTACACAGGCTAGCTTTGGAATTTCATTCAAATCTTACTCTGAAAGTAATAATGATATTGTAGCCCCTTCTGTCAGCGGAATAACGGCTGGGATCAAAGGGCTGCAAACTGCAATAGTTAAAAAAATAGATGCTGATCCGGCAGGTCAGCACAGAATACAAATAAGTTATCCAACATTGAAACAGGATAACATGGGAATTTGGGCCAGACTTTCTACTTTTTATGCAACGAATGGATCTGGAACATTTTTTATTCCTGAAATTAATGATGAAGTTGTTATTGGTTTCTTAAATGAGGATCCGGAACAGCCTATTATTTTAGGCTCTGTTTATAGTGCTAAAAATGTTCCTGCCTTCACTTCTGAAGAAAAAAATAACACGAAATCATTTGTTACCAGAAGCAAAATGAAATTGACTTTCGATGAAGAAAAGAAAATCATTACAATTATTACTCCAGGTAACAATAGTATAGTATTGGATGATGATAAAGGAGCAATAACAGCCATTGACAAGAACAATAATAAAATGGAGATGAATGATGCTGGAATTACCTTTGATTGTGTGAAAGATTTTACAATTAAGGCTCAAGGGAAAGTTATCATCGAAGCACAGCAAGATATTCAGGCTAAGGCTACTGGAAATCTTAAAGGAGAAGGAATGGCTGTTGAATTAAAAGGAAGTACAAAATTTGCCGCTGAAGCAGCTATGGCTGAAGTTAAAGGATCTGGCCAGACTGTTATAAAAGGTGGTGTAGTTATGATTAATTGA
- a CDS encoding CIS tube protein, whose protein sequence is MAANQSGLTKMEIIGYKKSTFEDEHARFKVQFNPTTFKQEYAVEFVEDAPPGSTDSPQKLKKAPSKKLNITLTLDATGVTGQAGTNGSKTVDIMEEIKAFKKATYDFIGSTHDIPFVKIIWGVNTFQGRLRNLTVTHNMFKSNGDPLRSTLEASFESSKEASKQAKEHDLQSPDLTHLRTVKFGDTLPLMCNEIYNDCSLYLKVAKFNNLVDFRNLEPGTEIIFPPIV, encoded by the coding sequence ATGGCTGCAAATCAAAGTGGATTGACTAAGATGGAAATAATCGGCTATAAAAAGTCGACCTTTGAAGATGAGCATGCCAGATTTAAGGTGCAGTTTAATCCAACTACTTTCAAACAGGAATATGCTGTCGAGTTTGTAGAAGATGCGCCTCCAGGTTCTACTGATAGTCCGCAGAAGCTGAAAAAAGCTCCTTCTAAAAAATTGAATATTACTCTTACTCTTGATGCAACAGGAGTAACAGGACAAGCCGGAACTAACGGGAGTAAAACCGTTGATATAATGGAAGAAATTAAAGCCTTTAAAAAAGCAACATATGATTTTATTGGCTCAACACACGATATACCATTTGTAAAGATAATTTGGGGGGTAAATACATTCCAGGGAAGATTGCGAAATCTTACAGTTACCCACAATATGTTCAAGTCAAATGGTGACCCTTTAAGAAGTACATTAGAAGCTTCATTTGAAAGCTCAAAAGAAGCTTCCAAACAAGCAAAGGAGCATGATCTTCAGTCTCCTGATTTAACACATTTAAGAACAGTGAAATTTGGAGATACATTACCTTTAATGTGTAATGAAATTTATAATGATTGTTCTCTCTACTTAAAAGTAGCTAAGTTTAACAACCTGGTAGATTTTCGTAATCTGGAACCTGGTACAGAGATTATTTTTCCTCCAATAGTATGA
- a CDS encoding DUF5908 family protein — MAIEIKELIIKMTVSSSNGEKKAVQLDMPSSVKNKIVKECVEKVMQKLQSKIDR, encoded by the coding sequence ATGGCAATAGAAATTAAAGAATTAATTATTAAAATGACAGTTTCTTCTTCAAATGGGGAGAAGAAAGCTGTGCAGTTGGATATGCCTTCTTCTGTTAAAAACAAAATAGTGAAGGAATGTGTGGAGAAAGTTATGCAAAAATTACAATCAAAGATAGACAGATAG
- a CDS encoding phage tail protein: protein MATGTSTSKKKPSAGGTSKYYPPVGFHFRVRIVNTNDSSGLDSNFQEVSGISAEIPTEDFYEGGVNSFTYKLPKTMKYSPLQLKRGLVSSLSALGEWCKTTLINGFDQPIVTKDVVVSLLDEENEPLMSWKFIDAYPTKWSVSNFNAQNNDIVIESLELTYKRFEQVKV, encoded by the coding sequence ATGGCAACTGGAACTTCAACTTCCAAGAAAAAACCGTCTGCTGGTGGGACGTCAAAGTACTATCCACCTGTTGGGTTTCACTTCAGGGTTAGAATAGTTAATACAAATGACAGCTCTGGTTTAGATTCAAATTTTCAGGAAGTATCTGGCATATCTGCTGAGATACCGACGGAGGATTTTTATGAAGGGGGAGTGAATTCATTTACTTATAAGCTTCCTAAAACAATGAAATATTCACCTTTACAGCTAAAGAGAGGCTTAGTGTCCTCTCTTTCAGCTTTAGGTGAATGGTGTAAAACAACATTGATTAATGGCTTTGACCAGCCAATAGTTACCAAGGATGTTGTAGTAAGCTTGTTAGATGAAGAAAATGAGCCGCTCATGTCTTGGAAGTTTATAGATGCTTATCCCACTAAGTGGAGTGTATCAAATTTTAATGCCCAGAATAATGATATTGTTATTGAAAGCCTGGAACTAACCTATAAGCGATTTGAGCAGGTAAAGGTTTAA
- a CDS encoding phage tail protein, whose product MADTQWPIPKFHFSVEIGGTQVGFQEVSGLSMETQFIEYRAGNDSTFLTQKIPGLKKNGNITLKKGMFQGDETFWHWWNDVQVNKERRETVIINLLDEEGNPLFTWTINNAFPIKFSAPDLKSDANEVAIETLELAHEGIVQTLA is encoded by the coding sequence ATGGCAGATACACAATGGCCCATTCCTAAGTTCCACTTTTCAGTAGAAATAGGAGGAACTCAAGTTGGATTCCAGGAGGTTTCTGGATTAAGCATGGAAACTCAATTTATTGAGTACCGCGCAGGAAATGATTCAACATTTTTAACTCAGAAAATACCAGGACTTAAAAAGAACGGAAACATCACTTTGAAGAAAGGTATGTTCCAAGGTGACGAAACATTCTGGCACTGGTGGAATGATGTTCAGGTAAATAAAGAAAGAAGAGAAACTGTAATCATTAACTTGCTTGATGAAGAAGGTAATCCCCTTTTTACTTGGACAATCAACAACGCATTCCCAATTAAGTTCTCTGCTCCTGATCTTAAATCAGATGCAAACGAGGTAGCAATAGAAACTCTTGAGCTTGCTCATGAAGGTATAGTGCAAACTCTTGCTTAA
- a CDS encoding phage tail sheath family protein, translating to MAQTLATPGVYIEEKNAFPNSVAGIPTAIPAFIGYTEKAIREGESLINQPVRITSLAEYHSIFGAGVKTTFSIQQSQGSSFDFQVDGASYKLVQDSESRFLFYDSLRLFFANGGGTCYIVSVGTYYKADSSQSDDDYYSSSSGPKLNSVSKKALEDGLIALISEEEPTMVVVPEAIELEEGDCFALQQAMISHCGYKMKNRFAILDVFKGTVARTYDRNDVITRFREGVGSNFLAYGSAYYPFLNTSIVQNEEVSYKNISNLDVLESLLTKEVDRSTDDKKKSDEIKTEIKKISNPDADSESVNQTLKVVSPVFKSVLTKVRNLLNVLPPSPAMAGIYTAIDNSRGVWKAPANTSIASVISPVVKLTHDDQEDLNLTVTGKSVNAIRSFIGQGTIVWGARTLDGNSQDWRYINVRRTLIFIEQSIKYAAKAYVYEPNTSNTWVLVKSMISSFLNDLWKLGGLVGASPEQAYQVEIGLGATMTPNDVLDGVMRISVKVAISRPAEFIVITFQQKMQES from the coding sequence ATGGCGCAAACTTTAGCAACCCCCGGCGTTTATATTGAAGAGAAAAATGCCTTTCCTAATTCTGTTGCTGGTATTCCTACTGCCATTCCGGCATTCATCGGATATACCGAAAAAGCAATAAGAGAAGGAGAGTCTTTAATCAACCAGCCGGTAAGAATCACATCTCTTGCGGAATACCACAGCATTTTTGGTGCAGGAGTAAAAACCACATTTAGTATTCAGCAAAGTCAGGGATCATCATTTGATTTCCAAGTAGACGGTGCATCTTACAAGCTTGTTCAAGACAGCGAATCAAGATTTCTTTTCTATGATTCGTTGAGATTGTTCTTTGCAAACGGAGGTGGAACTTGCTACATCGTTTCTGTTGGTACTTATTACAAAGCAGATTCAAGTCAGTCAGATGATGACTACTACAGCTCGAGCTCAGGTCCAAAGCTAAATTCAGTTTCTAAAAAGGCACTAGAAGATGGCCTTATAGCTTTGATCAGTGAAGAAGAGCCAACTATGGTAGTAGTTCCTGAGGCTATAGAACTGGAAGAAGGTGACTGTTTTGCACTTCAACAAGCCATGATTTCTCATTGTGGTTACAAAATGAAGAACAGATTTGCCATCCTTGATGTATTCAAAGGTACAGTGGCAAGAACTTATGACAGAAATGACGTAATTACAAGATTCAGAGAAGGTGTTGGTAGCAACTTCCTTGCTTACGGATCTGCTTATTACCCATTCTTGAATACATCAATTGTACAGAATGAAGAAGTAAGCTATAAAAACATTTCAAATCTTGATGTTCTGGAAAGCCTACTTACTAAAGAGGTTGATCGTTCTACTGATGATAAAAAGAAATCAGACGAAATAAAAACTGAGATCAAAAAAATTTCTAACCCTGATGCAGATTCAGAAAGTGTTAACCAGACTTTAAAAGTAGTTAGCCCTGTATTCAAATCAGTTTTAACAAAAGTTAGAAATCTTTTGAATGTACTTCCTCCAAGCCCTGCAATGGCTGGTATTTATACTGCTATTGACAATTCCAGAGGTGTATGGAAAGCTCCAGCAAACACTAGCATTGCTTCTGTTATTTCTCCTGTTGTAAAACTTACTCATGATGATCAGGAAGATCTTAACCTTACTGTAACAGGTAAATCAGTTAATGCTATCAGATCATTTATTGGTCAGGGCACAATAGTTTGGGGTGCTAGAACCCTAGACGGGAATAGCCAGGATTGGAGATATATAAACGTAAGAAGAACGTTGATATTTATAGAGCAGTCTATAAAATATGCAGCTAAAGCTTATGTATATGAACCAAATACTTCTAATACTTGGGTATTGGTTAAAAGTATGATCTCTTCTTTCCTGAACGATCTTTGGAAACTAGGTGGTTTAGTAGGAGCATCTCCTGAGCAAGCTTATCAGGTTGAGATTGGCCTTGGCGCAACAATGACTCCAAATGATGTACTTGATGGTGTTATGAGAATTTCTGTGAAAGTAGCTATCTCAAGACCTGCAGAGTTTATCGTGATCACATTCCAGCAAAAAATGCAGGAGTCTTAA